Below is a genomic region from Pectobacterium polaris.
CAAAAGCCTCATCAAGCTTCTTCGCGGCATCGGCATTTTGCTTAAGCTGTAGTTCATAGGATAACTGCTTGAGTTCTGAAACCTGCGCTGCCAAATCTTCAGCCTGATATTGCGTCGTGCTATCAGAAGGCTGCTGGCGCAGTTTGGCGTAAAAATCCGTAGTAATGTTTTGACCGTTGGCGGCGCTGATTTTGTCGCGATTTTCTACCACGCGCTGCGTGGCTTTCCCCATCTCGGTGATCGCGTTCTGGAATTCGGTCAGATTCTGGCCGAGATCGTTGACGAGGGGCGCGCCTTCTGGACTCCATGAGAGCGTTTTCGCTTCCGTGGTTAACTCCGATGCATGTTTAACGAAGCCCGCCATGGTTTCACGCGACTTCTCTTCATACGAATAAAAATACTTCAGGCGGTTTATTTTGGCCTGAAAGACTTCGATGTTGATGTTGTAAATAAGATTGGTTTTTTCATAGATATCACGAATTTCTCTGAAGCGACCTGCGCTCAGTAGCGATGCAATGATGACCAGTAGCAGGATCACCCCAAACCCAAGATACAGCTTTTGGGATATTTTAAGATTTCTAATTTTTTTGGCTAAGAACATGACGTCTCTCCGGGGATGAATTACTGGTGTCAGGTAAAAAATCAATCAAGGTATGACCCATAATGCTTATCGGATTTATAGTGGTTTTTTTTAGTGTGAGTGAAGAAACTAATAATAATTTGTGAGGCTTCTCTCTTATTTTTGGACAACTGCACAGCAGGCACCGGTTGAATTACCAATCTGCGTTATGTTAACCGTTATAAGAATAAACACAGAAAATCGTGATTGTTTTTTTAATTTTTAAAAACTTGAGAGGAAATGGGTTAATTTAGACATATATTGAAATATAAGTAGGATGAAAATAACGAATAGTTAAGTTTGGACGTAATATTGCTGACGCGTACCCAAGTAGTGAATGACGTTATTACTTTATCTGACTTTTATCTCAATTTTTATCGTACATCATCGTCTGGCTGCGCTGGATGCCCTATGACGGCTAACCTCGCCGTCATAGGACAGGGCTACAAGATCTAGCCGCTGCTTTTTGTGCGATACAGCCGACGTGGATGACCAATCTTGCCGTAACGCATTTCGATATCGAGGAACTGATTTTCAACGCAGAACTCTAGGTAACGGCGCGCCGTCGTTTTACTGAGTCCGGTTTTTTCGACGATATCATCGACAGAAAAGAGTGTATCGCCGCCATCGTTGGCAAAAATCTGCTTGATCAGCCCCAGCGTGTTCTCTTCAATGCCTTTTGCTGATGAGGAGGTGGCTGTGCCGGACGATTGCAGCTGATAGAGAATATCGACGTTCTGCTGATCGACAATTTTGTAAGTGTGCTGGGTTTTCACGAATTGAATAAATCGCTCCAGCGAAGAGCGCAGCCGTGGGTAGGAAAGCGGTTTGATAATGTAGTCAAAGGCCCCGCAGCGAATCGCCTGAGCGCAGGTATTCATATCGCTGGCGGCGGTAATAAAGATGACGGAACAATCCATCCCTTTTAGTAGTTGGCTTTCAATCAGCGACACCCCTTCGCCGTCAGGCAAATAGTTATCCAGCAGGATCAGGCGCGGCCTGTGCTGCTGAAGGAGCTTTTTGGCTTCAAAAAGCGTAGCGGCAA
It encodes:
- a CDS encoding response regulator, with the protein product MQHTEHFDVLIVEDESKLANIHAEFIEKHFNLRVVGIAATLFEAKKLLQQHRPRLILLDNYLPDGEGVSLIESQLLKGMDCSVIFITAASDMNTCAQAIRCGAFDYIIKPLSYPRLRSSLERFIQFVKTQHTYKIVDQQNVDILYQLQSSGTATSSSAKGIEENTLGLIKQIFANDGGDTLFSVDDIVEKTGLSKTTARRYLEFCVENQFLDIEMRYGKIGHPRRLYRTKSSG